A stretch of the Desulfobacter sp. genome encodes the following:
- a CDS encoding desulfoferrodoxin encodes MAEQLGIYKCGKCGNIVQVLHGEKPPVTCCGKPMDRLVENTVDAALEKHVPVVEKIEGGYTVKVGSVAHPMGPDHWIEWIELVSCDGAYVQRQMLTPSSTPEATFKCDSDKAYALAYCNLHGLWKS; translated from the coding sequence ATGGCTGAGCAACTCGGAATTTATAAATGCGGAAAATGCGGAAATATCGTTCAGGTCCTTCACGGCGAAAAGCCCCCGGTCACCTGCTGTGGAAAACCCATGGACCGCCTGGTGGAGAACACGGTTGATGCTGCCCTGGAAAAACATGTTCCAGTGGTGGAAAAAATTGAGGGCGGTTATACGGTTAAAGTGGGCAGCGTGGCTCATCCCATGGGTCCGGATCACTGGATTGAATGGATTGAACTTGTCTCTTGTGACGGCGCCTATGTGCAGCGTCAGATGCTGACCCCTTCCAGCACACCTGAAGCGACGTTTAAATGTGATTCAGACAAAGCATATGCTTTGGCCTATTGCAACCTTCACGGTTTGTGGAAATCATAG
- a CDS encoding ferritin family protein: MGNEFNADDIFEIAKQIEVNGARFYREAANRVDEDAHKQFLIGLAEMEDSHELIFAQMQNDLSSKESKSMVFDPEDENALYLKALADTRVFSEKEQPESSMKGILTSAIAAEKDSIAFYLGMKELVSETQGRSKVDDIIKEEMSHIKMLANKLIESTP, encoded by the coding sequence ATGGGCAACGAATTTAATGCAGATGATATTTTTGAGATCGCAAAACAGATTGAAGTCAACGGCGCCAGATTTTACAGGGAAGCGGCAAACCGGGTAGATGAAGATGCTCACAAACAATTTCTAATAGGCCTTGCTGAAATGGAAGACAGCCATGAGCTGATCTTTGCCCAGATGCAAAACGATTTGAGTTCAAAAGAAAGCAAATCCATGGTCTTTGACCCTGAAGATGAAAATGCCCTTTATCTCAAGGCCCTGGCCGATACCCGGGTTTTTTCCGAAAAAGAGCAGCCTGAATCCAGCATGAAAGGCATTCTCACCTCAGCCATTGCCGCTGAAAAGGATTCAATTGCCTTTTATCTGGGCATGAAAGAGCTGGTCTCTGAAACCCAGGGCAGATCAAAGGTGGATGATATTATCAAAGAAGAGATGAGCCATATTAAGATGCTGGCAAACAAATTGATTGAATCCACCCCCTAA